In Elaeis guineensis isolate ETL-2024a chromosome 1, EG11, whole genome shotgun sequence, a genomic segment contains:
- the LOC105037901 gene encoding LOW QUALITY PROTEIN: amino acid permease 6 (The sequence of the model RefSeq protein was modified relative to this genomic sequence to represent the inferred CDS: inserted 2 bases in 2 codons) translates to MEKRTIEDIEGGDHERQGTLWSATAHIVTAVIGSGVLALAWSVAQLGWIAGPLALIGFSFVTYYTSTLLANSYRSPDPITGTRNRTYMEAVRSYLGPKEVFMCGVAQYVNLXGVMVGYTVTATTSMIAIRRFNCFHRNGHGARCEASGTMLMVVFGVIQVVFSQFPSLENITWLSVVAAVMSFAYSFIGLGLCISQWASNGDIRGGLAGSVAVTSSKRAWNSLLALGNIAFAYTFAEVLIEIQDTLRSPPPENKTMKKAAMYGIGITTIFYLSLGCIGYAAFGNEAPGNILTGFGIYEPFWLIDIGNICLIIHLVGAYQVFAQPIFATIERRIASQWPEAKFIHRIYTVRVGSPLSFTLSKLVLRSVFVLFTTLVAMLVPFFNAVLGLLGALSFWPLTVYFPVSMNIAQXGISRGAPKWVLLQSLSMICLLISIAASIGSVADIVDSLKLSTPFKIMS, encoded by the exons ATGGAGAAAAGAACCATAGAAGACATTGAGGGGGGTGATCATGAGAGGCAAG GAACCTTATGGTCTGCAACAGCACATATTGTTACTGCGGTCATCGGCTCTGGGGTGCTAGCTCTGGCATGGAGTGTTGCGCAATTAGGCTGGATCGCAGGGCCGCTCGCTCTCATCGGCTTCTCCTTCGTAACCTATTATACTTCCACCCTCTTGGCTAATTCTTATCGGTCACCTGATCCGATCACCGGCACAAGAAATCGAACATATATGGAGGCAGTCAGATCATACTTAG GCCCTAAGGAAGTATTCATGTGTGGAGTTGCTCAGTATGTAAACT TGGGGGTTATGGTGGGCTACACTGTAACAGCTACAACTAGCATGAT TGCGATAAGGCGATTCAACTGCTTTCATCGAAACGGGCATGGCGCAAGGTGTGAGGCCTCTGGGACTATGCTCATGGTAGTGTTTGGGGTAATTCAAGTTGTGTTCTCTCAATTTCCAAGCTTGGAGAACATAACATGGCTGTCAGTGGTGGCAGCTGTGATGTCATTTGCTTACTCCTTCATAGGGCTTGGTCTATGCATATCACAATGGGCTTCTAATGGTGATATCAGAGGAGGACTAGCGGGTTCTGTTGCCGTGACATCGAGCAAGAGAGCATGGAATTCACTCCTAGCATTGGGGAACATAGCTTTTGCTTATACTTTTGCTGAGGTCCTGATAGAAATCCAG GATACATTGAGGTCACCTCCACCAGAAAACAAAACAATGAAGAAGGCAGCAATGTATGGAATAGGGATCACCACAATCTTCTACCTTTCTCTTGGCTGCATCGGATACGCAGCTTTCGGTAATGAAGCTCCTGGAAACATTCTCACAGGTTTCGGAATCTATGAGCCTTTTTGGCTCATTGACATTGGCAATATATGCCTCATCATTCACCTAGTGGGAGCATACCAG GTCTTTGCTCAACCAATCTTTGCCACTATTGAGAGACGAATCGCCTCGCAGTGGCCGGAAGCCAAGTTCATCCACAGGATCTACACTGTGAGAGTAGGCAGCCCCTTAAGCTTCACGCTTTCGAAGCTTGTTCTCCGATCGGTCTTCGTTCTCTTCACAACATTGGTGGCCATGTTGGTGCCATTCTTCAATGCTGTCTTGGGCCTTCTTGGTGCCTTGAGCTTTTGGCCGCTGACCGTCTACTTTCCGGTGAGCATGAACATAGCTC AGGGGATCAGCAGGGGAGCTCCCAAGTGGGTGTTGCTGCAGAGCTTGAGCATGATCTGTCTTCTGATTTCAATTGCAGCTAGCATTGGTTCTGTTGCTGATATTGTGGATAGCTTGAAGCTCTCAACCCCTTTCAAGATTATGAGCTAA
- the LOC105037925 gene encoding LOW QUALITY PROTEIN: serine/threonine-protein kinase-like protein CCR4 (The sequence of the model RefSeq protein was modified relative to this genomic sequence to represent the inferred CDS: inserted 1 base in 1 codon) produces MSPSKKSSPLFLLLLVFISSSIPSTFSSPLSTLSISHFSNLTLVCALVQSSPSDRYDLNCTALPXRVQRFYPSGDQPYAAVAAGDDFLCGLTLPPDNSNATMRWWAFSADDADPGKRIYRGPSVVALAAGDSRVCGLIGDARKPACWRWPEVSFPSGVSFADIAVGRDFVCGLLNCGSIKCFGYDFDVVGSEPPGNFSSVAAGSRHACGITTDGNLTCWGAGAGAPKVNEFTTGIISMALGANRTCLLRANGTVLCWGEKPQLPTDIAAEQFIAIEAKGDAVCGILAKNFSVVCWGSEIFWQNHLVYRRAKPGTCVPSSSCRCNILPDSGSFCSDGQVICQPCSLQLNSSPPPFPPPTNSTQSHSTSKERKLVFIVLGSVGLGLGLLAVIGFIVFRHCNKRSKCRVHDTLELGVRPSPRVEPILDGQLGPFVEEFSMETLLKATDEFAESHKIGSGSFGLVYRATLPDGRVVAIKRADLASSSSRVSHKRRVQERAFLSELALLSRVNHKNLVRLFGYCQERGERVLVYEFMANGTLHDHLHKLENSPLNSWAARLRVALDAARGIEYLHTYAVPAIIHRDIKSSNILLDGEWTAKVADFGLSLTSPGDETSAAGTVGYMDPEYYRLQRLTAKSDVYSFGVVLLELVTGCKAIHRSEEGSDSPRNVVQMAVPWVEADEVDRVLDRRLAPPTPAEVEAVAYVGYVAAECVRAEGRERPEMRDVVAALERAVAEVDRAEAERSR; encoded by the exons ATGTCTCCTTCAAAAAAATCTtcacctctcttcctcctcttattAGTCTTCATCTCCTCCTCCATCCCCTCCACCTTCTCCTCCCCTCTCTCCACCCTATCCATCTCCCACTTCTCCAACCTCACCTTAGTCTGCGCCCTTGTCCAGTCCTCTCCCTCCGATCGCTACGATCTCAATTGCACCGCCCTCC ATCGAGTCCAACGCTTTTACCCCTCCGGCGACCAGCCCTATGCCGCCGTCGCCGCCGGCGATGACTTCCTATGCGGCCTCACCTTGCCCCCCGACAATTCCAATGCCACCATGAGGTGGTGGGCCTTCTCCGCCGACGATGCCGACCCCGGCAAGCGGATCTACCGGGGGCCATCTGTCGTGGCCCTCGCCGCCGGCGACTCCCGCGTTTGCGGCCTCATCGGCGATGCGCGCAAGCCCGCATGCTGGCGGTGGCCCGAGGTCTCCTTCCCTAGCGGCGTAAGCTTCGCCGATATCGCCGTCGGCCGGGATTTCGTCTGCGGGTTATTGAATTGTGGATCGATCAAGTGCTTCGGATACGACTTCGATGTCGTCGGAAGTGAGCCTCCCGGGAATTTCAGCTCGGTCGCCGCTGGATCCCGACATGCATGCGGCATCACCACCGACGGCAATCTAACATGCTGGGGCGCCGGCGCCGGAGCTCCAAAAGTAAATGAATTCACAACCGGCATAATTTCCATGGCATTGGGAGCTAACCGGACATGCCTGCTCCGTGCCAACGGAACAGTACTCTGCTGGGGGGAAAAACCTCAGCTGCCGACCGACATCGCCGCCGAACAATTCATCGCCATCGAAGCGAAGGGCGATGCGGTCTGCGGCATCCTGGCGAAGAACTTCTCTGTGGTCTGCTGGGGGAGCGAAATTTTCTGGCAAAACCACCTCGTCTACCGCCGAGCCAAGCCGGGGACCTGCGTGCCGAGCTCGAGCTGTCGGTGCAACATCCTCCCCGACTCCGGCAGCTTTTGCTCCGACGGCCAGGTCATCTGCCAGCCTTGCAGCCTCCAGCTCAATTCAAGCCCACCACCATTTCCACCGCCGACCAATTCAACCCAAAGCCACAGCACCAGCAAGGAGAGAAAACTAGTCTTCATAGTTCTGGGATCGGTTGGACTCGGTCTCGGCCTTTTGGCCGTGATAGGCTTCATAGTTTTCAGACATTGTAACAAGAGAAGCAAATGCCGGGTCCACGACACGTTGGAGCTGGGTGTGAGGCCATCTCCCCGAGTCGAGCCGATTCTAGACGGGCAACTCGGTCCGTTTGTGGAAGAGTTCTCCATGGAAACCCTCCTCAAAGCCACGGACGAATTCGCCGAGTCGCACAAGATCGGATCCGGCAGCTTCGGGTTGGTCTACCGGGCGACCCTCCCCGACGGGCGGGTCGTCGCCATCAAGCGCGCGGACCTGGCGAGCTCCTCGTCCCGAGTCAGCCACAAACGCCGAGTCCAGGAACGAGCCTTCCTCTCCGAACTCGCCCTCTTGTCCCGAGTCAACCACAAGAACTTGGTCCGGTTGTTCGGCTACTGCCAGGAGCGTGGCGAGCGGGTGCTGGTCTACGAGTTCATGGCCAATGGCACGTTGCACGACCACCTCCACAAGCTCGAGAACTCGCCGCTGAATTCGTGGGCGGCGAGGCTCAGGGTGGCGCTCGACGCGGCGCGGGGGATCGAATACCTCCACACCTACGCCGTGCCGGCGATCATCCATAGAGATATCAAGTCGTCGAACATTTTGCTCGATGGGGAGTGGACGGCGAAGGTGGCGGACTTCGGGCTGTCGTTGACGAGCCCCGGCGACGAGACCAGCGCGGCGGGGACCGTGGGGTACATGGACCCGGAGTACTACAGGCTGCAGCGGCTCACGGCGAAGAGCGACGTGTATAGTTTTGGGGTGGTGCTTTTGGAGCTGGTGACCGGGTGCAAGGCGATACATAGGAGCGAGGAGGGGAGTGACTCGCCGAGGAATGTGGTGCAGATGGCGGTGCCGTGGGTCGAGGCGGATGAAGTGGACCGGGTGTTGGACCGGAGGCTGGCGCCGCCGACGCCGGCGGAGGTGGAGGCGGTGGCGTACGTGGGGTACGTGGCGGCGGAGTGCGTGAGGGCGGAGGGGAGGGAGCGGCCGGAGATGAGGGACGTGGTGGCGGCGTTGGAGCGGGCGGTGGCGGAGGTGGACCGGGCCGAGGCCGAGCGGTCCAGGTGA